The Henckelia pumila isolate YLH828 chromosome 2, ASM3356847v2, whole genome shotgun sequence genome includes a window with the following:
- the LOC140879807 gene encoding LOW QUALITY PROTEIN: receptor-like protein kinase HERK 1 (The sequence of the model RefSeq protein was modified relative to this genomic sequence to represent the inferred CDS: inserted 5 bases in 4 codons; substituted 1 base at 1 genomic stop codon) has translation MMECGILRFFIXILLILSLGCCSRGFYPVDKFYISCGSSRDVTVGNFTYVADKSASRLLTNPQDILDDSNLNSITPSEDAQLFSTARIFTGPSKCTFSIQQXGRHWIRLXLYPFMYQNYDMNTASFSVFSQNTVLLSDFSPKNATVKEYSVNVVSGELVITFAPSTNSFAYINALEVVSVPDSLITDDAALFNPSGSFSGLVAQSFETVARLNMGGPFVSLVNDTLGRAWVPDRSFLVQPNLATNASNIPAVMYLNGGATSDSAPHTVCGTCTKMNSENDPHSNFNVTWLLKVDPGFQYLVRLHFCDIVSTSANQLVFNVYIDSFIVAQDLQLSLKTPGLANAYYMDFVTAVVVKNNISVSVGPSPVSAYHDVFLNGLEIMKLASKDSLAGASIFPSFPKSKKNVGIIVGVCVGAAVVFLLAGVLFFLHRRKKQKRLAQSKIWVPISVNGGNSLTMGSKYSTATTVATXSNLSYRIPFAAVQETTNNFDESWVIGIGGFGKVYKGVLSDGTKIAVKRGNPKSQQGLAEFQTEIEMLSQFRHRHLVSLIGYCDKKSEMILVYEYMENGTLKSHLYGSNLPSLSWKERLEICIGSARGLHYLHTGYAKAVIHRDVKSANILLDENFMAKVADFGFSKIGPEIDQTHVSTAVKGSFGYLDPEYFRRQQLTEKSDVYSFGVVLFKVLCARPVIDPSLHREMVNLAEWAXEVAKKGQLDQTIDANLVGKIKPDSLRKFGEMAEKCLADYGVDRPSMGDILLNLEYALQLQETVLPDDPEENSTNAIGQLSPEVGEFSRVESRAKASQFKHSNVDDLFGVSMSRVFSQLVNSEGR, from the exons ATGATGGAATGtgggattttgagattttttatcTGAATTTTATTGATCTTGAGTTTGGGATGTTGTTCCAGAGGATTTTATCCTGTTGATAAGTTTTATATAAGTTGCGGATCATCGAGAGATGTTACTGTTGGTAATTTCACTTATGTGgctgataaatcggcttcaagATTGCTAACAAATCCACAAGATATTCTGGATGATAGCAATTTGAATTCCATAACACCATCTGAAGATGCCCAGCTGTTTAGCACTGCAAGAATCTTTACTGGACCCTCCAAGTGTACATTTTCGATTCAAC TGGGGCGGCACTGGATCCGTC CACTTTATCCGTTTATGTACCAGAATTATGATATGAATACTGCTAGTTTCTCTGTTTTCTCCCAAAACACTGTACTCCTTAGTGACTTCAGCCCCAAAAATGCTACCGTCAAAGAATATTCGGTGAATGTGGTGTCTGGAGAGCTTGTAATAACCTTTGCCCCATCGACTAATTCTTTTGCGTACATTAATGCCCTTGAAGTTGTTTCAGTTCCGGATTCCCTTATCACCGATGATGCGGCTCTTTTCAATCCATCGGGATCATTTAGTGGACTGGTGGCACAGTCTTTTGAGACAGTTGCAAGGTTAAATATGGGCGGACCATTTGTGTCATTGGTAAATGATACATTGGGGCGAGCTTGGGTTCCTGACAGAAGTTTCTTGGTGCAACCCAACCTGGCGACTAACGCTTCCAATATTCCTGCAGTTATGTATCTTAATGGTGGTGCGACATCAGATTCTGCTCCACACACTGTGTGTGGAACTTGCACAAAGATGAATTCTGAAAATGATCCCCATAGTAATTTCAATGTCACGTGGTTGTTGAAGGTGGATCCAGGCTTTCAATACTTAGTTCGGTTGCATTTCTGTGATATAGTAAGCACATCAGCTAATCAACTCGTGTTTAATGTTTATATTGATTCGTTCATCGTTGCTCAGGATCTTCAGTTAAGTCTGAAAACCCCAGGATTGGCCAATGCATATTATATGGACTTTGTTACCGCTGTGGttgttaaaaataatattagtgTAAGTGTTGGCCCATCTCCCGTTAGTGCTTACCATGATGTCTTTCTTAATGGATTGGAGATTATGAAATTGGCCTCCAAGGATAGTCTAGCTGGTGCTTCCATTTTCCCTTCATTCCCGAAATCCAAGAAGAATGTAGGAATTATTGTGGGCGTGTGTGTTGGGGCAGCTGTTGTTTTTTTACTTGCCGGTGTTCTATTTTTCTTGCACAGGAGGAAGAAACAAAAACGTTTGGCCCAATCAAAAATATGGGTTCCTATATCGGTCAACGGGGGAAATTCACTAACTATGGGAAGTAAATATTCAACTGCAACAACTGTTGCAA GTTCTAACTTGAGCTATCGTATCCCGTTTGCTGCAGTTCAAGAAACAACGAATAACTTTGATGAAAGTTGGGTAATTGGAATTGGTGGATTTGGGAAGGTTTACAAAGGTGTTTTGAGTGATGGTACTAAGATAGCCGTGAAACGAGGCAATCCCAAGTCCCAGCAAGGCCTAGCAGAGTTCCAAACGGAGATTGAGATGCTTTCTCAATTCCGCCACCGCCATTTGGTGTCCTTGATTGGTTATTGTGACAAAAAGAGTGAAATGATTCTGGTTTATGAGTATATGGAAAACGGAACTCTCAAAAGCCATCTCTATGGTTCAAATCTTCCGAGCTTGAGTTGGAAGGAGAGACTCGAGATATGCATTGGATCAGCAAGAGGGTTGCACTATCTTCACACAGGATATGCGAAAGCTGTTATCCATCGTGATGTTAAGTCTGCAAACATATTGCTCGACGAGAACTTCATGGCTAAGGTGGCTGATTTTGGATTTTCTAAGATAGGGCCTGAGATTGATCAAACCCATGTCAGCACTGCTGTTAAAGGTAGTTTTGGTTACCTAGATCCTGAGTATTTCAGAAGGCAACAACTGACTGAAAAATCAGATGTTTACTCTTTCGGGGTTGTTTTATTCAAAGTACTTTGCGCTAGGCCTGTGATAGATCCATCTCTTCATAGAGAAATGGTTAACTTGGCCGAATGGGC TGAAGTGGCAAAAAAGGGACAGTTGGATCAGACAATAGATGCTAATCTTGTCGGAAAAATAAAGCCCGACTCCCTTAGAAAGTTCGGTGAAATGGCAGAGAAATGCTTGGCTGATTATGGAGTCGATAGGCCCTCCATGGGAGACATTTTGTTGAACCTTGAGTATGCTCTCCAACTTCAAGAAACAGTCTTACCAGATGATCCAGAGGAAAACAGTACGAATGCTATTGGCCAGTTGTCTCCAGAGGTCGGTGAATTTAGTCGGGTCGAATCTAGAGCTAAAGCTTCCCAGTTCAAACATTCAAATGTGGACGATCTTTTTGGTGTTTCGATGAGCCGAGTTTTCTCACAACTGGTAAATTCGGAGGGTAGATAA